One genomic region from Spirulina subsalsa PCC 9445 encodes:
- a CDS encoding phycobiliprotein lyase: protein MDINEFLAQCAGKWFSQRTNYQLVGTEVDNSKSDLTVEILSPQDPTVASLGAAEHLTPEQILGGLKMSWDNSVDWGKPKQVGFSLMVMIPDSNNPAQGQLIRSATPQPTHYGRYILAEDTLTLIIEEDSTYAEERIWFASPNLRLRTSLVKQGETFVQTGFYSEIRRMAQNSDP from the coding sequence ATGGATATTAACGAATTTTTAGCACAATGCGCCGGGAAGTGGTTCTCCCAACGCACCAACTACCAATTAGTCGGAACAGAAGTAGACAATAGCAAATCCGATTTAACCGTAGAGATTTTGTCCCCTCAAGATCCCACCGTGGCGAGTTTGGGTGCCGCCGAACACCTCACCCCAGAGCAAATCTTAGGCGGCCTAAAAATGAGTTGGGATAATTCCGTAGACTGGGGAAAACCCAAACAAGTGGGCTTCAGCCTAATGGTTATGATACCCGATAGCAACAATCCGGCACAGGGTCAACTTATTCGCTCTGCTACCCCCCAACCCACCCATTACGGCCGTTATATCCTCGCGGAGGACACCCTGACGTTAATCATTGAAGAAGACTCTACCTATGCCGAGGAGCGGATTTGGTTTGCCAGTCCCAATTTACGCCTACGCACCAGTTTAGTGAAACAAGGGGAGACGTTTGTGCAAACGGGGTTTTACTCGGAAATTCGACGAATGGCACAGAACAGTGATCCTTGA
- a CDS encoding AAA family ATPase, with protein sequence MLQLAGYEELNQLYAGNRTLVYRAIRKPEQQPVIIKILRNPHPDFQELVQFRYQYTISSQLEHPRIVQPLALETRGNSYALVMPDEGAIALSDYWPGSPRSLEAFLSLAIQLTEALGYLIQQRIIHKDIKPANILIHPATGEIKLIDFSISSLLPKEQQHLMNPNVLEGTLAYISPEQTGRMNRGIDYRTDFYSLGVTFFELLTGELPFNSDDPMELVHCHLAQEVRFPQDIDEEKIPTVLQAIVLKLMAKNAENRYQSAWGLRYDLERCLEALQTTGEIEPFTLGERDQCDRFSIPEILYGRQAEVQTLWEIFQRVADPHQEHKRAEMVLVAGFSGIGKTTVINEVHKPIVKQRGYFIKGKFDQFNRNIPLFAFVQAFRDLMEQLLGEPDLQLTNWKNKILMALGESAQVIIEVIPELAQIIGPQPPVPELSGNAAQNRFNLLFQNFVQVFTTPQHPLVIFLDDLQWADAASLNLLHRLMSESEGGYLLILGSYRDNEVSPSHPLLLTLREIAEQGTPLTTLTLTPLTVEDLNHLVADTLLCSSELATPLSQLLHQKTQGNPFFATQFLKSLYDDDLITFNLNCGHWECDLNTVRTLALNDDIVGFLVERLRKLSPPTQKILKLAACMGNPFDLKTLAVVDEQDMETVATDLWEALQEGFIVPESETYKFLQGNPHRGESWQGETVTYRFLHDRVQQAAYTLISPVEQQLTHLTIARLLLHHAPEPDETLFQIVNQFNLGIALLDGDVERELVVQLNQKAAEKAKASAAYSAARTYLQQGIALLSTAQAWQQHYDRLLPLHSLLAEVNYLNGDFTRAEEEIQTVLTHSKTVLDGVKVYEIRIQCYVAQNQCQAALDVGLEVLNLLEIPLSDAPLPHIEVEALYDLPPLTDPRILAALRILSKLWAPAFIANPALLPPVIFTLLNLSVTHGNSSLGAFAYALYGMLLCAAMTDIELGYRFGELALHTLDQYQDVEFTCKVNQLFYAFIRNWKELVRDRVEALAQNVLTGLETGDLEFACYSAINYCDNLCLMGESLPLVQQKQEYYIELTGSLHQTIQHNIAQLWGQFVENLLGQSENPTQLEGQQFQESQQIPALQAANAFSALFFFWTAKTILAYIFQDYPAALNHATTASQYQLAGGGLLPITQIPFYRALAQLALYPSLEKDQQAQALVQIEQDYAQLSQWAAHAPQNFEHKVNLIAAERAKVLGQREQAMNFYDRAIAQAQDHQYIHEQALAYECAAHFYLDWGKNIIGSAYLQKAYYCYAHWGARAKIHQLEQNYSPLLAPILEKPDLTATNPRVSTQSFSTLTTTTTLFDLGSALKASQALSEEIELDTLLGKLMHIVLENAGADQGVLVLNTSGQWEVVAHCQPNSCSLIHLTLDQVDIIPQTLINSVKRTARAILLNQCEQDNPFIGDLYFNQHHPKSLFCTPILNQGRFIGILYLENNLTAQVFTPRRIEVLNLLTAQAAISLENAQLYQNLEEKVAQRTAELAAANAEISQLNERLQAENLRMGAELDVARRVQQMILPKREELENITPLEIAGYMTPADEVGGDYYDVLVEKDIITISIGDVTGHGLESGLVMLMAQTIVRTLRELGEQNPVRFLNTVNATIYKNVQRMGVDRTLSLAVLNYRDGLLSISGQHELVLVVRANGHLEVIDTMNLGMTIGLVDDISSFISQVSLVLAPGDGIVLYTDGIPEAENEVGDFYGLDRFCEIIRLHWHEDASTIHQAVINDLETFIASHKVFDDITLLVVKRREQDQQES encoded by the coding sequence ATGCTCCAACTCGCTGGTTATGAGGAACTCAATCAACTTTATGCTGGAAATCGTACTCTGGTCTATCGTGCCATTCGGAAACCAGAACAACAACCCGTTATTATCAAGATTCTGCGCAATCCTCACCCGGATTTTCAGGAGTTAGTTCAATTTCGCTATCAATACACCATTTCCAGTCAATTGGAACATCCCCGCATTGTTCAACCTCTGGCGCTGGAAACTCGGGGGAATAGTTATGCTTTGGTGATGCCGGATGAGGGTGCGATCGCCTTATCCGACTATTGGCCCGGTTCTCCCCGTTCCCTAGAGGCCTTTCTCTCCCTCGCCATCCAACTCACCGAAGCCCTCGGATACCTGATTCAACAGCGTATCATCCACAAAGATATAAAACCCGCCAATATTCTCATCCACCCAGCCACTGGGGAAATTAAGCTGATTGATTTTAGTATTTCCAGCTTACTGCCCAAAGAACAACAACACCTCATGAACCCCAACGTTCTCGAAGGCACCCTAGCTTATATTTCCCCCGAACAAACCGGACGCATGAACCGAGGCATTGACTACCGCACCGATTTTTACTCCTTGGGGGTGACATTTTTTGAACTGTTGACTGGAGAATTGCCCTTTAACAGCGATGATCCAATGGAGTTAGTCCATTGTCACCTTGCCCAAGAAGTGCGCTTTCCCCAAGACATTGACGAAGAGAAAATTCCCACCGTCTTACAGGCCATTGTCTTAAAACTGATGGCCAAAAATGCCGAAAACCGCTATCAGAGCGCCTGGGGGTTACGATACGACCTCGAACGCTGTTTAGAAGCCTTACAAACCACCGGGGAAATTGAACCCTTTACGCTGGGAGAACGGGATCAGTGCGATCGCTTTTCCATCCCAGAAATCCTCTATGGACGACAGGCCGAAGTGCAAACCCTCTGGGAGATTTTCCAGCGTGTTGCTGACCCCCACCAAGAACATAAACGGGCGGAAATGGTTCTAGTGGCTGGGTTTTCCGGCATTGGGAAAACCACCGTCATCAACGAAGTCCACAAACCCATCGTCAAACAACGGGGGTATTTTATTAAAGGCAAATTCGATCAATTCAATCGCAACATTCCCTTATTTGCCTTTGTCCAAGCCTTCCGCGACCTGATGGAACAACTCCTTGGAGAACCCGACCTTCAGTTAACCAACTGGAAAAATAAGATCCTCATGGCCTTGGGAGAGAGCGCCCAGGTGATCATTGAAGTCATCCCAGAATTAGCACAAATCATCGGCCCTCAACCCCCCGTCCCCGAACTCTCAGGCAATGCCGCCCAAAATCGTTTTAATCTTCTGTTCCAGAACTTTGTGCAAGTCTTCACCACCCCCCAGCATCCCCTCGTCATCTTCCTTGATGATCTCCAGTGGGCCGATGCTGCCTCATTAAACCTTTTGCACCGCTTAATGAGTGAATCAGAAGGAGGATATTTATTAATCCTCGGCTCCTATCGGGATAATGAAGTCTCTCCCTCCCATCCCCTCCTCCTCACTTTAAGGGAGATTGCCGAACAAGGCACCCCCTTAACCACCCTTACCCTCACCCCCCTCACGGTCGAGGATCTCAACCATCTGGTCGCTGACACCCTCCTCTGTTCCTCAGAACTCGCCACCCCCCTCTCCCAATTACTCCATCAAAAGACCCAAGGGAATCCCTTCTTTGCCACCCAATTCCTGAAAAGCCTCTATGACGACGATTTAATCACCTTTAATCTCAATTGTGGTCACTGGGAATGTGATTTGAACACCGTGCGCACCCTCGCCCTCAACGACGACATAGTAGGCTTTTTAGTGGAACGGTTGCGCAAGTTATCCCCCCCAACCCAAAAAATCCTGAAACTGGCGGCCTGTATGGGCAACCCGTTTGATTTAAAAACTTTAGCGGTGGTGGATGAACAGGACATGGAAACCGTCGCCACAGACCTCTGGGAAGCCTTACAAGAAGGGTTTATTGTGCCGGAGAGTGAAACCTATAAATTCCTTCAGGGCAATCCCCACCGGGGAGAATCTTGGCAAGGGGAAACCGTCACCTACCGCTTTTTACATGATCGCGTTCAACAAGCGGCCTATACGTTAATTTCCCCAGTTGAGCAACAACTCACCCATTTAACTATTGCTCGCCTTTTGCTCCACCATGCCCCAGAACCTGACGAGACTCTCTTTCAAATTGTCAATCAGTTCAATCTGGGAATTGCCCTCCTTGACGGTGATGTAGAACGGGAATTAGTAGTCCAATTAAACCAAAAAGCCGCCGAGAAAGCCAAGGCTTCCGCCGCCTACAGTGCAGCGCGAACCTATCTCCAGCAAGGGATTGCCCTGCTCAGTACCGCCCAGGCTTGGCAACAGCACTATGATCGCCTCTTGCCCTTACATAGCTTACTGGCCGAGGTCAACTACTTAAACGGTGACTTCACTCGTGCCGAGGAAGAGATTCAGACAGTCTTGACCCACAGTAAAACCGTTTTGGATGGGGTCAAAGTCTACGAAATTCGGATTCAGTGTTACGTCGCCCAAAACCAATGTCAAGCCGCCTTAGATGTGGGGTTAGAGGTCTTAAACTTACTGGAAATTCCCCTGAGTGATGCTCCCCTGCCTCACATTGAGGTAGAAGCCCTCTATGATTTGCCCCCTCTCACCGATCCCCGGATTCTCGCTGCCCTACGGATTTTAAGTAAACTCTGGGCTCCCGCCTTTATTGCTAATCCGGCTCTCCTGCCCCCAGTCATTTTCACCCTGCTCAACCTCTCCGTCACCCACGGCAACTCAAGCCTCGGGGCTTTTGCCTACGCCCTCTATGGGATGTTGCTCTGTGCCGCTATGACCGATATTGAGTTAGGCTATCGTTTCGGGGAATTAGCCCTTCATACCCTCGATCAGTATCAAGATGTAGAATTCACCTGTAAAGTTAATCAACTGTTCTACGCCTTCATTCGCAACTGGAAAGAATTAGTGCGCGATCGCGTCGAAGCCCTCGCCCAAAACGTCCTCACAGGTCTAGAAACCGGGGATCTCGAATTTGCCTGCTATTCCGCCATTAATTACTGTGATAACCTCTGTCTCATGGGCGAGTCCCTGCCCCTTGTCCAGCAGAAACAAGAATACTACATCGAACTCACAGGCAGCCTCCACCAAACCATTCAACACAATATCGCCCAATTGTGGGGGCAATTTGTAGAAAATTTACTCGGTCAAAGCGAAAATCCCACCCAACTCGAAGGCCAACAATTCCAAGAATCCCAACAAATCCCCGCCCTCCAAGCCGCCAACGCCTTCAGCGCCTTATTCTTCTTCTGGACCGCCAAAACCATCCTCGCCTACATTTTCCAAGACTATCCAGCCGCCCTGAACCATGCCACCACCGCCAGCCAGTACCAACTCGCAGGCGGGGGGTTATTGCCCATCACCCAGATTCCCTTTTACCGCGCCCTCGCCCAGTTAGCCCTCTACCCTAGTTTAGAGAAAGACCAACAAGCCCAAGCCCTTGTTCAAATTGAGCAAGATTACGCCCAACTGAGCCAATGGGCAGCCCACGCCCCCCAAAACTTTGAGCATAAAGTCAATCTCATCGCCGCAGAACGGGCGAAAGTCTTGGGGCAACGGGAACAGGCCATGAATTTTTATGATCGTGCGATCGCCCAAGCCCAAGACCATCAATATATCCACGAACAAGCCCTAGCCTACGAATGCGCCGCCCACTTTTACCTCGACTGGGGTAAAAACATCATCGGCAGCGCCTACCTCCAAAAAGCCTACTACTGCTATGCTCACTGGGGCGCTCGGGCCAAAATCCACCAACTCGAACAAAATTATTCCCCTCTCCTCGCCCCCATCCTCGAAAAACCCGATCTCACCGCCACCAATCCCCGGGTTTCCACCCAGAGTTTTAGCACCCTCACCACAACAACCACCCTCTTTGACCTCGGTTCCGCCCTCAAAGCCTCCCAAGCCCTCTCCGAAGAAATCGAACTCGATACCCTACTCGGGAAACTCATGCACATTGTCCTTGAAAATGCCGGGGCAGATCAGGGAGTATTAGTCCTCAACACATCCGGACAATGGGAAGTCGTCGCCCACTGCCAACCAAACAGTTGTTCCCTCATACATCTCACCCTCGACCAAGTAGACATCATTCCCCAAACCCTAATTAATTCAGTCAAACGCACAGCCCGCGCCATTCTGCTCAATCAGTGTGAACAGGATAATCCGTTCATCGGGGATCTGTATTTCAACCAACATCATCCCAAAAGCCTTTTCTGTACCCCCATCCTGAACCAAGGCCGCTTTATTGGGATTCTCTACCTAGAAAACAACCTCACCGCCCAAGTATTCACCCCCCGCCGGATTGAGGTATTAAACCTCCTCACCGCCCAAGCCGCCATTTCCTTAGAAAATGCCCAACTCTATCAAAATCTAGAAGAGAAAGTCGCCCAACGCACCGCCGAACTCGCCGCCGCCAATGCCGAAATTAGCCAACTTAACGAACGCTTGCAAGCCGAAAACCTGCGCATGGGTGCAGAATTGGACGTAGCTCGACGAGTCCAGCAGATGATTTTACCCAAACGGGAAGAATTAGAAAACATTACCCCCCTAGAAATTGCCGGATATATGACCCCAGCCGATGAAGTTGGGGGCGATTATTATGATGTATTAGTCGAAAAAGATATCATCACCATTAGCATTGGAGATGTCACCGGACATGGTTTAGAAAGTGGTTTAGTCATGTTAATGGCACAAACCATTGTCCGCACCCTACGGGAATTAGGCGAGCAAAACCCCGTCCGTTTCCTCAACACCGTCAATGCCACCATTTACAAAAATGTCCAACGGATGGGAGTTGACCGCACCTTGAGTTTAGCCGTTCTCAACTATAGAGACGGGTTATTAAGTATTAGCGGTCAACATGAATTAGTCTTAGTCGTGCGCGCCAATGGTCACTTAGAAGTAATTGACACCATGAACCTAGGGATGACCATTGGTTTAGTGGATGATATTAGTTCCTTTATCTCCCAAGTTTCCCTAGTCCTAGCACCGGGGGATGGAATTGTTCTCTACACCGACGGCATCCCGGAAGCCGAAAATGAGGTTGGCGACTTTTACGGTTTAGACCGTTTCTGTGAGATCATCCGCCTCCACTGGCACGAAGACGCATCAACGATTCATCAAGCCGTTATTAACGATTTAGAGACGTTTATTGCTTCTCATAAGGTGTTTGACGACATCACCCTATTAGTCGTTAAGCGTCGGGAACAAGATCAACAGGAATCCTAA
- the puuE gene encoding allantoinase PuuE, with protein sequence MTHSAPYPRDLIGYGRTPPHAQWPGDARIAVQFVINYEEGGENCILHGDPASEAFLSESIGAAPLLGVRNMNMESMFEYGSRAGFWRLYRLFTGRGVPVTVYGVAMALERNPEAVAAMLEADWEIASHGYRWIEYQYFGEEQEREHIHYAIAIHTKMTGNRPLGWYTGRISPNTRRLVVEAGGFLYDSDSYADDLPYWVLDYGQPHLVIPYTLDNNDMRFASYQGFNSGDQFFSYLRDAFDTLYEEGATQPKMMSIGLHCRLVGRPGRTAALARFLDYIQQREQVWLCRRIDIAHHWHKVHYPSH encoded by the coding sequence ATGACCCATTCTGCTCCCTACCCCCGTGATCTGATCGGCTATGGCCGCACCCCTCCCCATGCCCAATGGCCCGGAGATGCCCGGATTGCGGTTCAATTTGTCATTAACTATGAGGAAGGGGGGGAGAATTGCATCCTACATGGAGATCCTGCATCAGAGGCCTTTTTGTCTGAGTCTATCGGAGCAGCGCCCTTGTTGGGGGTGCGCAATATGAACATGGAATCCATGTTTGAATATGGCAGCAGAGCCGGGTTTTGGCGACTCTATCGCCTGTTTACCGGGCGGGGTGTACCTGTGACCGTTTATGGGGTAGCAATGGCCTTAGAGCGCAATCCTGAAGCGGTTGCCGCGATGTTAGAGGCGGATTGGGAAATTGCCTCCCATGGCTACCGTTGGATTGAGTATCAGTATTTTGGCGAGGAACAGGAACGGGAACATATTCATTATGCGATCGCTATTCACACTAAAATGACCGGAAACCGTCCTCTGGGGTGGTACACAGGGCGCATTAGTCCCAATACTCGCCGCTTAGTGGTAGAAGCCGGGGGGTTTCTCTACGACTCGGATAGTTATGCCGATGATCTCCCCTATTGGGTTTTAGACTATGGTCAACCCCATTTAGTCATTCCCTACACGCTGGATAACAATGATATGCGCTTCGCCAGTTATCAGGGGTTTAACAGTGGAGATCAGTTTTTTAGTTACTTGCGGGATGCCTTTGATACCTTATACGAAGAGGGGGCAACTCAACCTAAAATGATGAGTATTGGGCTACACTGCCGTTTAGTTGGACGACCGGGACGCACAGCCGCACTGGCTCGGTTTTTGGACTATATTCAACAACGGGAGCAAGTTTGGCTCTGTCGTCGAATTGATATTGCTCACCATTGGCACAAGGTTCATTATCCTTCCCATTGA
- the fbp gene encoding class 1 fructose-bisphosphatase, whose amino-acid sequence MTTSEQAVTSSTAPSVVPEQALDRDCTTLSRHVLQQTVKTLNAPSLLSPEAQDISAIMNRIALAGKLIARRLSRAGLMAGVLGFTGEVNVQGESVKKMDVYANDVFISVFKQSGLVCRLASEEMDKPYYIPENCPIGRYTLLYDPIDGSSNVDINLNVGSIFSIRQQEGEDLDGEAVDLLQDGHKQIAAGYILYGPSTVLVYSVGDGVHSFILDPSLGEFILAEENIKIPEHGPVYSVNEGNFWQWEESLRDYIRYVHRHEGYTARYSGALVGDIHRILLQGGVFLYPGMLNKPEGKLRLLYESAPLAFLIEQAGGKASTGTNRLLDVVPDKLHYRTPLIIGSPQDVQLVESFIQDYAKRNQ is encoded by the coding sequence ATGACAACATCAGAGCAAGCTGTAACGTCATCCACAGCGCCATCAGTTGTCCCAGAGCAGGCATTAGATCGGGATTGTACCACCTTATCCCGCCATGTCTTACAGCAAACCGTTAAAACACTTAATGCTCCCTCGCTATTGTCTCCTGAAGCCCAGGATATTAGCGCGATTATGAACCGAATCGCCCTCGCCGGGAAACTCATTGCAAGGCGCTTGAGTCGTGCCGGATTAATGGCAGGGGTATTAGGATTTACCGGAGAAGTGAACGTTCAAGGCGAGTCTGTAAAGAAAATGGACGTTTACGCCAATGATGTATTTATCTCTGTTTTTAAACAAAGTGGTCTGGTTTGTCGTTTAGCCTCGGAAGAGATGGACAAACCCTATTACATCCCCGAAAATTGCCCCATTGGACGCTATACGTTGCTTTATGATCCTATTGATGGCTCGTCCAATGTTGATATTAATTTAAACGTGGGATCTATCTTTTCAATTCGTCAACAGGAGGGAGAAGATTTAGACGGCGAAGCAGTAGATTTATTGCAAGATGGACATAAACAAATTGCCGCCGGATATATTCTTTATGGTCCTTCAACGGTTTTAGTTTATTCGGTGGGAGATGGGGTGCATTCGTTTATTTTAGACCCCAGTTTAGGCGAGTTTATTTTAGCAGAAGAAAATATCAAGATCCCTGAACATGGCCCGGTTTATAGTGTGAATGAGGGGAACTTCTGGCAGTGGGAAGAATCCTTACGAGACTATATCCGTTATGTTCACCGTCACGAAGGCTACACCGCCCGTTACAGTGGCGCATTAGTGGGAGATATTCACCGGATTTTGTTACAAGGTGGTGTGTTTTTATATCCGGGAATGCTGAATAAACCAGAGGGAAAGTTAAGACTACTTTATGAGTCTGCCCCCCTTGCTTTTTTGATTGAACAAGCTGGAGGAAAAGCCAGTACAGGAACTAATCGTTTATTAGATGTCGTTCCCGATAAACTTCATTACCGTACCCCTTTAATTATTGGGAGTCCCCAAGATGTCCAGTTAGTCGAGTCCTTCATTCAAGACTACGCTAAACGCAATCAATAA
- a CDS encoding HEAT repeat domain-containing protein: protein MSLEQIATQLESENSRDRMIALASLRDFSPSEAFPLIKKVLNDEVLQIRSMAVFALGIKPTEESFEILVKLLETDPDYGIRADAAGALGYLEDPRAFEPLVRAFYEDTEWLVRFSAAVSLGNLKDIRAKEALISALKGDEVVLHQAAIAALGEIKALDAVPEMLNFVSSPDWLVRQRLAEALGHLPCEQSLSALRYLVKDSHPQVHQAAALSLQRLETES, encoded by the coding sequence ATGAGTTTAGAACAAATTGCCACCCAACTGGAAAGCGAGAATTCCCGCGATCGCATGATTGCCCTAGCCTCTCTGCGGGACTTTTCCCCCTCGGAGGCTTTCCCCCTGATTAAAAAAGTCCTCAACGATGAAGTGCTGCAAATTCGCTCAATGGCCGTCTTTGCCTTGGGGATTAAACCCACGGAGGAGAGTTTTGAGATTTTAGTGAAACTGCTGGAAACGGATCCCGATTATGGCATTCGGGCAGATGCGGCCGGGGCATTAGGGTATTTAGAAGATCCTCGGGCTTTTGAACCGTTGGTGCGGGCGTTTTATGAGGATACAGAATGGTTAGTGCGTTTTAGTGCGGCCGTGTCTTTGGGCAACTTAAAAGACATCCGAGCGAAAGAGGCTCTAATCAGCGCGCTGAAAGGGGATGAGGTAGTTCTACATCAAGCGGCGATCGCCGCCCTCGGTGAAATTAAAGCCCTTGATGCCGTCCCAGAAATGCTCAACTTTGTCTCATCCCCCGATTGGTTAGTTCGTCAACGTTTAGCCGAAGCCCTCGGCCATCTGCCCTGTGAACAAAGCCTTTCGGCCCTAAGATACCTCGTCAAAGACAGCCACCCCCAAGTTCACCAAGCCGCCGCCCTTTCTTTGCAACGGCTCGAAACCGAATCATAA